A single Candidatus Neomarinimicrobiota bacterium DNA region contains:
- a CDS encoding cytochrome c3 family protein gives MRLYPIMIFLMTGTILLGQSEGQDYPEIIKIDALENIFYPVEFNHGKHARMEDMGEGCSVCHHYAEDDDYTGCAECHMDDPAEASLEEPTLNGAYHRSCLACHREWSNEQLCEACHQQKKFRFNIRRTLDKTDIFSVKHPHIGSPEIVTFPTPDENETQVTFHHKEHIELYRYDCVSCHRSENCASCHDYQGSVKMVVETQEEHHTSCQSCHDTETDGTCSFCHQDEVSKGFSHDLTGWPLKAYHGDNTCSDCHADQKPIEALANNCIACHDNFEVGSFEHETTGFQLSEDHLEIDCYECHFDESYSEPPECLECHDEEYLYPDFLPGIVLQKK, from the coding sequence ATGAGACTCTATCCCATAATGATCTTTCTCATGACGGGTACAATACTGTTAGGTCAATCAGAAGGGCAGGATTACCCCGAAATAATAAAAATTGACGCCTTGGAGAATATTTTCTATCCTGTGGAATTCAATCATGGGAAGCATGCCCGGATGGAAGATATGGGTGAGGGGTGTTCTGTGTGTCATCACTATGCTGAAGACGATGATTATACAGGTTGCGCTGAATGCCACATGGATGACCCAGCTGAAGCCAGCCTGGAAGAGCCGACCCTTAATGGTGCATATCACCGCAGCTGCTTAGCCTGTCATAGAGAATGGTCAAATGAGCAGCTCTGTGAAGCATGCCACCAGCAGAAGAAATTTCGCTTTAACATACGCAGGACTCTGGATAAGACTGATATCTTTTCAGTAAAACATCCACATATCGGGTCACCAGAAATAGTGACCTTCCCAACACCGGATGAAAATGAAACCCAGGTTACTTTTCATCACAAGGAACATATTGAACTCTATCGATACGATTGTGTGAGTTGCCATCGTTCTGAGAATTGTGCCAGCTGTCACGACTATCAAGGATCGGTAAAAATGGTTGTTGAGACCCAGGAGGAACACCATACCTCCTGCCAAAGCTGTCATGATACTGAAACAGATGGCACCTGCAGTTTTTGTCATCAGGATGAGGTAAGCAAGGGGTTTAGTCATGATCTCACTGGATGGCCTTTGAAAGCCTATCATGGGGACAATACCTGTTCTGATTGTCACGCTGACCAGAAACCGATTGAGGCGCTGGCAAACAATTGTATCGCTTGTCATGATAATTTTGAGGTTGGGTCATTTGAACATGAAACAACCGGTTTTCAACTATCGGAAGATCACCTTGAGATCGATTGTTATGAATGCCATTTCGATGAGAGTTACTCAGAACCACCTGAATGTCTGGAATGTCATGATGAAGAGTATCTTTATCCCGATTTTTTACCGGGAATCGTACTCCAAAAGAAATAG
- a CDS encoding cytochrome c family protein has product MKRLFTLLLILACVGIFAQGKPIKNVGSKKCKICHNKAEKGSQYKIWESRAHSRSYETLLTDESKKIAAKQGLKTAPEKSPECLRCHVTGWGEAGGYSLDIDETNARAVKKNKDLSRVGCESCHGPGNAYKSKKTMLKIRSGDIDAKNLGYVKIDEATCTKCHNPDSPTYIPFDYAVRVKEIDHPYPE; this is encoded by the coding sequence ATGAAACGATTATTTACATTATTACTGATACTGGCTTGTGTTGGTATCTTTGCTCAGGGAAAACCAATAAAAAATGTTGGATCCAAGAAATGTAAAATCTGTCATAATAAGGCTGAAAAGGGATCTCAGTATAAAATATGGGAATCCAGAGCCCATTCCCGTTCCTATGAGACCTTACTCACCGACGAATCAAAAAAGATTGCCGCAAAGCAGGGATTGAAAACTGCACCGGAAAAGTCACCTGAATGTTTACGATGCCACGTAACCGGTTGGGGAGAGGCTGGTGGATATTCACTGGATATTGATGAAACCAATGCCCGTGCAGTTAAGAAAAATAAAGATTTATCTAGAGTTGGGTGTGAATCTTGTCATGGCCCTGGAAATGCCTACAAATCAAAAAAGACCATGCTGAAGATTCGCTCGGGTGATATCGATGCCAAGAATCTGGGTTACGTCAAAATTGATGAAGCTACTTGTACAAAATGTCATAATCCAGACTCGCCAACCTACATACCTTTCGATTATGCTGTTCGGGTAAAGGAAATTGATCATCCCTATCCAGAATGA